The genomic segment TTTACATGTGCCGCACCACACCGACTTGttctttattttacttttaactaTTAGGCTATGTTTATGTTCGAAGAAATCAACATTCTGCAGCAAAACATCTAGCTAGAAGGGAACTATGGCAGCACTATTTTTGGCAAAAAGAGCCGTCATTAACATCACTAGAGCTTAATCCAAGGATCACCCTCGTTGTGTTGTGTCTGCCAACAGGGCTTACTTCTCCACTGCTTTTCAACGAGCTCAAGTATCTCTATGCTATAATTCCTCTTTTTTATACGTTGATCTCTCTCTGTATCCTAAAATATTTAGACACAAATCATATAGTTTGTCTTCAGACTGAAAAGCATGGCTACCTTGTCTAGCATTGAATTACATGTATTTCCACGATGGGGACTATTTGTCGGTTCCTAAGCTAGACCATTAATaacgcttttttttttcttccattatgTGCAAATTTTTCAGGGTACCAGTGTAGCAGCAGAGACAAGAGAAACAAATAGCCCAAATAGGACACCACGAAAATCTTATAGTGCAACAAATTATCTAACTAGGCAAGGCTTAGACCCTGATGAATATGCAGGAGTAGGAGCAAAACAGTTTGTGGCTGACACTGCCAAAGAAGGGGTTAGAAAAGCAACACAAGTAGCAAACACGATTGGGGACGCGGCTAAGGAAACAATGGATGGTGCACGGGAAGCAGCCAAAGAGGCTAACCAAAAGGTTAGAGAGACAGTAGGTGGTGGAAATGATGATAGTAACAGTCATGATCGTAACAGCCACGACAAGAACAATAATAACGTGGAAGATCCAGTGTTTGTTGAGGTCCATAAGTTGATGGACCAGCTGTTGATACAGTAGAGTACAAAATTATTGATGATTTGAGAAGAATAGGTGACAGCAGATTGAGAAAGCACTTGGTTCTTAAGTTTGCTTGCATTTGGTGCAATAACTATGGTCTGTTACAATGTTTGTATCACGCTGGCTTAATTAGAAAACAATGGATTTGTGATAAGACCTGCACAGGGTCTTGTATGTTTATCTTTATTTTCAGTAGGGTTTCTGAATTGAGATAAAATGAGcttcaataattttgttttagccCTCAATCTTGAAAAGTAGTGTGCTGAGCTTTGGTTCACCAAAACAAATACCAGCAACATCACATATGAGAACCTTAAAATGGTCTAGGCAAAGGCTTATCAGGGAAGGCTGGTGCGCAGCTAATCAGTTCCCAAATGATCATGACGCCTTGTCAGTAATTATGTGGAGAATGAGACTTTTAGCCTTTGTGTATTCAAAGGAGCTTTGTCCATTTCCTTCATACATCCACAAAGGATTCTAGAACTTGAAACTGAAATAGTTTCGGACCGTGAACTCACGCACTCTCTACACTACAGGACATTTTCAGACTAGAATTCTATCTTCACGACAGAAAGTGCCCAAATTTTGTCGAGTTGCATtgttgaacaaaaaaacatcCGACTTGGAATCTGATACGCTCTTGCTTTGGCCATTAAATTGCCAAAACAAATTCCAAAGTGAAAAGGATTGGTAAAATGTGACACACAGCAACTCCAGGACAAAGCCATTGAAAGCATTTTCCAGGGCAAGCAAAAAGGACCTGGAAAAGATGATAGGCAATCCATATAATCCAGCACTTCACTCATCATTTCCTATAAATCCATTTTGAAGGGTAATAAAGAATCAAAGAAGATGATAGGTAATGTAGATAGAGAATATATATCACTTATCATCACCAATATTGTAGCACAATTTAGATAggccaaataattttttgaaacaaCATCATACAAGATTTTTGCATTTCGGAACTAGTTGAGAATTAGcagtgttatttttaaaaaaaattatttgttttaaattttaatatatatattttttaattgttttgatgtattaatgttaaaaataaatttttaaaaataaaaaaatattattttaatacaatttcaaataaatatattttaaaaaacactactTGAAATGTCTCTATCTTATCAAACAGCTGTTTGGTTCTCTTTATAGACAAGAACTGTTCTTTTCCAAAGCAAAGTCATTATCCATTCATTtgtattctgttttttttacttcatcAACGATCTAATCTTCGTGATTCCCAGCTCAAACAAATTAGAGAATCTGGAAGGAATATAGGACCAATATCCAACTCCGATATTGAGAGTAACGGGCACTTTATGGAAGTCAAAATCATATGCAAAGGCCATTTCCTTTAATGTGTTATCATAAaaggtaaagaaaagaaaagagagacgCGGAAGAGTGGAGGGGTGAAAGGTAGGTAGACATAAGAACATGGAATCACAGTTGTGGGTGGAAATGGATTGAGATATTTGAGAGTTCATGTTTGCCATACCATGAATGTGCTTAAACTAGTAGGTTCCTTTGTGCCTGTTAATGTTGTGTCGATTTTCAGCGTTTTGCTGATTGGGATTTTGAGCTAtagactttttatttaaatatctaGAATTCCAATAACTagaattttttcttctatttcacATAATAATCATATGAAGATGGTCATCTATCCTAAGCATAAATTTCATTAAAGGTCGTACTCCTCTGCAAGTAATTGGCAGCGGAGTACGACCTTTTCGTTCATGTGAATTGAACTCGAGACCTATCCTGTTACCACCTACAAGAACACTACTATGCTACTCACCCATGCTAAATGTTAATATCTGTGATACCATCCGCCACTTTCCTTGCAGATTACAGAAAATCAAGATGTTCAAGAAGATTGGTTGTAGGGATGCTTCATTCTTTATGATTTGACCACCATACTCTTGCCTTTCACATATATTCTTTATGATTGTGCTATGAGCCTTTAATACTGAACTCAACTTGGAGTTCCTCTGTGATAGGTAACAGCCAATCACGTACAAGATATGTGCCGGAATAGGAAGGATGCTTATAAGCAAAGGTCCCTTTTCACTGCTACAAAATTAGTCCAGCCCTTAACCTTGTACTATTAGATGGACAAACATGAGCTTTACTCAAATTCTAAGGAGCCATAACGCCTTGTATGATTTCAGCTGTCTATCTGTTTTTCATAGACATTTGCTAAAGTATTCCAGCTTGGTGCAAGAGCCACGTGAAAACTTGTGTTGGGTCATGTCACCACTGAGGTTTTGCCTTCCCAGCTATCATGGCATGTACATTGTGTACTGAGCCATGTCCCGAACTTTATAACACAAAAGACCCATAGACTTGTACCGTAAGCTAACCCTAGCAAAAAACCGCATTGATAGAAGCCAGCATTCAGTTTCAACGCAATCATcttaaatattgaattaatcaatCTGCACATGGACCTGTAAGTCTTGCATCAGGTAAAAAAGACACGAGGAGAAAAGATAAGAGGAATAAAGCTTTGCATGAACAAAAGACTGGAAATCTATTAGTCcatttcaacaaaaaagaagCATAGGGTACTCTGCTACAGTACACTGCTTGTCCAACCAAGAGGAGCAGAATATTGTGTGAGCATTGATTCTGTACCATTACATTAAAGGGTGCACTAAAATTTGACATGTCCTTCTCATGCCTCTGTCATAGATGTAATCTTTTCACTAACATCGCTTACTCGAGTGCAATCCAGTGCCTCTCTTGCTCATTTAAGTACCAGAAAATTTGCTTTGTAGCATACCATTAATGTCAAGATAAAGCGTAAAGAAAGCATTCGGGAAAAATGGTGATAAAAAACAGAAAGTAATGGTTTAGGGGGCCCTTTGTTGAGGATAATTCAGTCCGTCTGTGTTCTGATTTCTTCAGCAGGAAAATCAAGTGATCAAATCTGTGCTGTAGGCTAGCATTATGTTCGAAAACTATATCCTTCCTGCCGTCCCATGTTCTAAATTTGATAACAGTCGATTTGACTCGAAATCACccaactttttttcttccttcttcatTGACAAAACCATCAATCCTGATTCCTACCTAACTCTTTCATGTCTAGAAAAAAAAGCTAGAAGATTAACCTGAACACGACAAGTGATTCATTTGACATAAAATGCACCTGCTATATTACAAAAAACTTCATGCTTAAACCAAATTGTTTACTAACTCACAGACTTACTCTGCGAATGCCCTTTCTAAACAAACAATGATTGCATAGGTGTgctaatatcatttaatttcgtTTTCACATCTAGGGAAGCAATAATAATCGAGCGTCAACCACACACATGTAGTGTCAAATGAAAATATCACTACAAGCACCAATAACAGCAATGAAGCTGAAAATTTATCTGTCATAGCAAATCACAACAAACAAACTCCACACTCTAATCATTCATTAATTGTCAACTGACaccatacataaaaaaaacacaagaatatGTTGCTTGTGGTCCTCCCTACTTTTTTCACCTTTTACTTTACACTCTCTCCTACAGACCTTCATTTTAGTACTTCAAAAGCCACTCCTCACCTTGCTAGCTACCACACAATACCTCAATTGTGTGATATCCTCCCTAAAATAATGGACGCTAGGACTCTTGAAGGGAAGCATAGcagtttgaaagaaaaaatgatcaaCAAAGATGATTTCCTGATTGAGGATGAGTTGGAGGATGACATGGAAGAATATGAGAGTGGCGGCGGTGTTGGTTTAGCCGATgatgaaaagaagaaaggagcCGGTGTTATGCATGGGAAGAGAGGGACTGGTAGTGGCGGAGCGTCTCCACCATCCTGCCAAGTGGAGAAGTGTGGAGCTAATTTAACTGATGCTAAGAGGTACCACAGGAGACACAAAGTTTGCGAGGTTCATGCAAAGTCACCAGCTGTGGTTGTTGCTGGCCTCAGGCAGAGGTTTTGTCAGCAATGCAGCAGGTATTTCTGTTTCATGCGTTTTTGTTTAGCTATCTTTCTTTCAGTAGGACGTATTTTCTTTTACTAGTATGGATACATGGCATGCGACTTGACAATTTAAAGGGGTTTGAGGAGAAATATGCTACGTTCACACAAAATTTCTTTTCCCTTGTGCAGCTTCTTCATAAGAAAATAGTGGCAAGTTTTTAGCATTTGTAACATTACTGGCCTGAAAGAAACTTGTTTGAGTTTTGAAGTCGGGCGTAGTTATCTGAATTAGCCAATGTAAGCTCAGCGTGAAGAAGATTGCCTAACCCATGCAATTGACTGAAGCTAAAACTCAGTAAAGTGTTAGAATTACAAGTTCCAAATACTCTGGAGACTCATCCATATACAATCTCAACCTTTTTCACTTGCTAGTAGAGCTCAAAAACAGAAGGAAGAGTGGGATTTATTTAGTATCGTTTGAACGGTAAAATTTCTGCAACCTTCTTTGGTTGGATGACAAATATTGGATTTTCATCAGGATTCCCCAAAAGAAGGTTTGACAGAGTTAGGGTACATAAATGTAGGTTGTGAATATAATGGTCCAAGTGTTAATGATACAATTTACTTCAACAGTATGAAAAGAAATGGTGCTAATTAGGCTTGAAAGTTTCTAACTCGAAACAAGAGTTTCTGCTGGTCACGAACACAAAATCAGCTGActgattaatatgatcaaaaTTGATGTTCCTAACATCATGGAATGTCAGAAAATTAATGGAGAGGCTGTTTCCGCTTAAGAGATTTTGTTAGATATATGAGTTTTTGCCAAGTGATATGTGTTTTCCCTTTCCATGCATTTTTCCGCGTAATGATACTTTCGACAAGAGGTGTTTTTACCAAAATTTACTTGAAAGTCAATTTCAGCTCATTGTGGCTTCTATCTGCTCATCTTCCAGTGACTTGCTATGTATATGGTCCTGTTTAAGTTGCTTTCACCATTCTATAATTATGAGCCTTTGCAGGTTCCACGAGCTAGCGGAGTTTGATGAAACTAAGAGGAGCTGCCGTAGGCGTTTGGCAGGGCACAATGAGAGGCGCCGGAAGAGCACAGCTGAGTCTTATGGAGAGGGTTCAAACCGCAAAGGCGTCAATACTTCTTTGAAAGAGAGCCCGTGCAGGCAATCTGATGAAAGAGGAAGATTTCAGATAAACATCCCACCCCAAGGAAGTTCCTCTTACAAGCGATCCCAGATCAGATGAAGACCAAACCAGCGGCATGCTCCCTCTCTTCTGTCAAGTAACAGCTTAATTCTACGCATGTTTGGGACCGTATAAGATCGACCACTACAAGGGATCGTATGTTCTTGGTGTACTTTAGTATCTACTTGCTGTAATGTTGTTTGACAGAGTCTGTATTATGTGGATTAGGCCTCAAATGGTGTTCAAGGTTCTACCAGCATTGGCTTGGTGGAATCTTTTTGCTATCCTATAAAGAATAATATTGACTATGT from the Populus nigra chromosome 1, ddPopNigr1.1, whole genome shotgun sequence genome contains:
- the LOC133702970 gene encoding squamosa promoter-binding protein 1; this encodes MDARTLEGKHSSLKEKMINKDDFLIEDELEDDMEEYESGGGVGLADDEKKKGAGVMHGKRGTGSGGASPPSCQVEKCGANLTDAKRYHRRHKVCEVHAKSPAVVVAGLRQRFCQQCSRFHELAEFDETKRSCRRRLAGHNERRRKSTAESYGEGSNRKGVNTSLKESPCRQSDERGRFQINIPPQGSSSYKRSQIR